The following are from one region of the Gossypium hirsutum isolate 1008001.06 chromosome D03, Gossypium_hirsutum_v2.1, whole genome shotgun sequence genome:
- the LOC107929285 gene encoding hydroxymethylglutaryl-CoA synthase gives MAKNVGILAMDIYFPPTCIQQEALEAHDGASKGKYTIGLGQDCMAFCTEVEDVISMSLTAVTSLLAKYKIDPKQIGRLEVGSETVIDKSKSIKTFLMQIFEKSGNTDIEGVDSTNACYGGTAALFNCVNWVESSSWDGRYGLVVCTDSAVYAEGPARPTGGAAAIAMLIGPDAPIAFESKLRGSHMSHAYDFYKPNLASEYPVVDGKLSQTCYLMALDTCYKYFCHKYEKLEGKQFSLSDAAYFVFHSPYNKLVQKSFSRLLFNDFLRNASSVDEITKEKLAPFSTLTGDESYQSRDLEKASQQASKSLYDAKVQPTTLIPKQVGNMYTASLYAAFASLIHNKNSELAGKRVILFSYGSGLTATIFSLRFHEGQHPFSLSNIASVMNVAGKLKSRHEFPPEKFVETMKLMEHRYGAKDFVTSKDCSLLSPGTYYLTEVDSMYRRFYAKKDGDFAACDNGSVANGH, from the exons ATGGCTAAGAATGTGGGAATTCTTGCTATGGATATCTACTTCCCTCCTACCTGTATTCAACAG GAAGCATTGGAGGCTCATGATGGTGCTAGTAAGGGGAAATACACCATTGGACTTGGACAAGATTGCATGGCCTTTTGTACAGAAGTGGAAGATGTTATCTCTATGAG TTTAACAGCTGTTACTTCACTCCTTGCAAAGTATAAGATTGACCCCAAACAAATTGGCCGTCTTGAAGTTGGTAGTGAGACTGTGATCGACAAGAGCAAGTCCATTAAGACCTTCTTGATGCAAATCTTTGAG AAATCTGGAAACACTGACATCGAAGGGGTTGACTCAACTAATGCATGCTATGGAGGGACTGCAGCTTTATTTAACTGTGTCAATTGGGTTGAAAGTAGTTCATGGGATGGACGATATGGTCTTGTTGTCTGTACTGACAGTGCG GTCTATGCAGAAGGACCTGCCCGGCCTACTGGAGGAGCAGCAGCAATTGCTATGCTAATAGGGCCTGATGCTCCAATTGCTTTTGAAAGCAAATTACGTGGAAGTCATATGTCCCATGCCTACGACTTTTACAAGCCTAACCTTGCTAGTGAATATCCG GTTGTCGATGGGAAACTTTCTCAAACATGCTATCTCATGGCTCTCGATACTTGCTACAAATATTTCTGTCACAA GTATGAGAAACTAGAGGGCAAACAGTTCTCTCTTTCTGATGCTGCATACTTCGTATTCCATTCTCCGTATAACAAG CTTGTGCAGAAAAGCTTTTCTCGTTTGTTGTTCAACGACTTCTTGAGGAATGCCag TTCTGTCGATGAAATTACCAAGGAAAAACTGGCTCCATTCTCAACTTTGACCGGTGACGAAAGCTACCAAAGCCGGGATCTTGAGAAG GCATCCCAACAAGCTTCAAAGTCCCTTTATGATGCCAAGGTGCAACCAACTACCTTGATACCAAAGCAAGTTGGCAACATGTATACTGCATCTCTTTATGCTGCCTTTGCATCCCTTATTCACAACAAAAACAGTGAATTG GCAGGAAAGCGGGTGATTTTATTCTCTTACGGAAGTGGTTTAACTGCCACAATATTTTCATTGCGATTCCATGAAGGTCAACACCCGTTTAGCCTATCGAACATTGCATCGGTGATGAATGTAGCCGGGAAATTGAAGTCAAGGCACGAG TTTCCCCCTGAGAAGTTTGTTGAGACTATGAAGCTCATGGAGCATAGGTACGGAGCCAAGGATTTCGTGACAAGCAAAGACTGTAGCCTTTTGTCTCCCGGAACATACTACCTCACCGAAGTTGATTCCATGTACCGGAGATTCTACGCAAAGAAAGACGGGGACTTTGCTGCTTGCGATAATGGTTCCGTTGCCAACGGTCATTAG
- the LOC107929277 gene encoding bifunctional dTDP-4-dehydrorhamnose 3,5-epimerase/dTDP-4-dehydrorhamnose reductase, protein MGFPANGSSDKPLKFLIYGRTGWIGGLLGKLCESQGIDYEYGSGRLESRISLESDIANVKPTHVFNAAGVTGRPNVDWCESHKVETIRTNVVGTLTLADVCRDKGLILINYATGCIFEYDEAHQIGTGIGFKEEDTPNFTGSFYSKTKAMVEELLKNYENVCTLRVRMPISSDLANPRNFITKITRYDKVVNIPNSMTILDELLPISIEMGKRNLTGIWNFTNPGVVSHNEILEMYRDYIDPNFTWKNFNLEEQAKVIVAPRSNNELDATKLKTEFPELLSIKESLVKYVFEPNKKTGGA, encoded by the exons ATGGGGTTTCCGGCCAATGGCTCATCGGACAAACCATTGAAGTTCCTGATCTACGGTCGAACTGGTTGGATCGGTGGTTTATTAGGCAAACTCTGCGAATCCCAGGGAATCGATTACGAGTACGGCTCCGGCCGTTTAGAGAGCCGGATTTCGCTTGAGTCCGACATAGCCAACGTGAAACCGACCCATGTATTCAATGCCGCCGGTGTCACCGGTCGTCCGAACGTCGATTGGTGCGAATCCCATAAGGTGGAGACCATCAGAACCAATGTGGTCGGGACCCTTACCCTCGCTGACGTCTGCAGAGACAAAGGCCTCATCTTGATTAATTATGCTACAGGTTGCATCTTTGAGTACGATGAGGCTCATCAGATAGGAACGGGTATCGGGTTTAAGGAAGAGGATACTCCGAATTTCACCGGCTCCTTTTATTCTAAGACCAAGGCTATG GTGGAGGAATTGCTCAAGAATTATGAAAATGTATGTACCTTGCGAGTTAGGATGCCTATTTCATCGGATTTAGCCAATCCCCGAAACTTCATCACAAAAATCACTCGGTATGATAAAGTGGTTAACATTCCTAACTCGATGACCATCCTCGATGAGCTTCTTCCGATTTCCATCGAGATGGGAAAGAGGAACTTGACTGGAATTTGGAACTTTACAAACCCGGGAGTGGTCAGTCACAATGAGATATTAGAAATGTACCGTGACTACATTGACCCTAACTTCACCTGGAAGAACTTCAATCTCGAGGAGCAGGCCAAAGTTATCGTAGCCCCGAGAAGCAACAACGAACTCGATGCCACCAAATTGAAGACAGAATTCCCTGAGCTCCTTTCGATTAAAGAGTCTCTTGTTAAGTATGTATTCGAACCGAATAAGAAGACTggtggagcttga